A region from the uncultured Bacteroides sp. genome encodes:
- a CDS encoding right-handed parallel beta-helix repeat-containing protein — MVKCIYVCFLFFFFLKPEVQAANFDCYQAGGRRSYYIDGLRGTENGDGSFGNPFSCLSAVNRLQLYPGDNILLAGGQEFAGTIHINKFTGTSNAPLLISSYGEGKAMIYGKANAALTVDSSQYVRVSYIIAKGDGRLGGSESSGIDVKYSNNVYIDSVEAYGFLWNGISTFGGSNITLTDIYAHNNGFNGIEVSGPWSHKEVRNIHIAHCVAENNPGNPRIKDNHSGSGILVAHSTGVLVEYCEAMNNGWDMPRVGNGPVGIWAYECDSLTIQYCFSHDNKTSAGGRDGGGFDFDGGVTNSVMQYNLSMDNEGAGYGLFQFGGASDWTNNDIHHNVSINDGRKNSQAGFFVWCDPYNKSVPLRNSCIHHNLVISSHGHSVSFETGYASGLLFRNNRFLLTGNGTQHIWGDYSQRGVTFSGNTYWSQKAEMEYLSQPQVNEDTKGIYKKINFDIPSHICLLQIKKVVNSFFTE, encoded by the coding sequence ATGGTAAAGTGTATATACGTGTGTTTTTTATTCTTTTTTTTTCTTAAGCCGGAGGTGCAGGCTGCAAACTTTGATTGCTATCAGGCGGGAGGAAGAAGATCTTATTATATCGATGGTTTAAGAGGAACCGAAAACGGTGACGGCAGTTTTGGAAATCCTTTTTCATGCCTAAGTGCTGTTAACAGGCTTCAACTATATCCGGGAGACAATATTTTATTGGCCGGAGGGCAAGAATTTGCGGGCACAATTCATATCAATAAGTTTACCGGTACTTCCAATGCTCCGCTACTGATCAGCTCTTATGGCGAAGGCAAGGCAATGATATACGGAAAAGCAAATGCCGCTTTGACGGTAGACTCTTCTCAATATGTGCGTGTCAGCTATATTATAGCTAAAGGAGACGGTCGGCTTGGTGGGAGTGAAAGTTCCGGTATTGATGTAAAATATTCTAATAATGTTTATATTGATAGCGTAGAGGCTTATGGCTTCTTATGGAATGGCATCAGCACTTTCGGGGGTAGTAACATTACTCTTACAGATATTTATGCCCACAATAATGGTTTTAATGGTATAGAGGTAAGTGGCCCGTGGTCGCATAAAGAAGTGAGAAATATTCATATAGCCCATTGTGTGGCCGAGAATAATCCCGGTAATCCTCGAATAAAAGACAATCACAGTGGTAGTGGAATTCTGGTAGCCCATTCTACTGGAGTTTTGGTAGAATATTGTGAAGCAATGAACAACGGATGGGATATGCCTCGTGTCGGAAACGGGCCCGTAGGGATTTGGGCATACGAGTGTGATAGTCTCACGATACAGTATTGTTTTTCTCATGATAACAAAACGTCAGCCGGAGGCAGAGATGGCGGTGGATTTGATTTTGATGGTGGAGTAACTAATTCTGTGATGCAATATAACCTCTCCATGGATAATGAAGGGGCAGGATATGGCCTTTTTCAGTTTGGCGGCGCATCTGATTGGACAAATAATGATATTCACCACAATGTGAGTATTAATGACGGAAGAAAAAACTCACAGGCCGGTTTTTTTGTTTGGTGCGATCCGTATAATAAGTCGGTTCCTTTACGAAACAGCTGCATTCATCATAATCTGGTCATTAGTTCGCATGGTCATTCTGTCTCTTTTGAAACCGGGTATGCTTCAGGGTTACTTTTTCGCAATAATAGGTTTCTTCTTACCGGCAACGGAACTCAACATATTTGGGGCGATTACAGTCAGAGAGGCGTTACTTTCTCCGGAAATACCTATTGGTCCCAAAAGGCTGAAATGGAATATCTTTCTCAGCCGCAGGTTAACGAAGATACCAAAGGGATATACAAAAAAATAAATTTTGATATCCCGTCCCATATTTGTTTATTGCAGATTAAAAAGGTAGTTAATTCTTTTTTTACTGAATAG
- a CDS encoding DUF5009 domain-containing protein, whose translation MEQKTNRLQSIDALRGFDMCWIMGVPGIIYALSGIFGSTTLAWCSEQMEHVPWDGFHLMDLVFPLFLFIAGVSFPFSLSKRRERNTPYSALYLHIVKRTAILILLGFIYNGWLALDVASFRFASVLAHIGLAWCFGALLYMHIRKEVVIWACVLSILIGYALLNLCVLAPDAIGTNPFVPENNIVAWFDRSFLPGVLYNGNYDPEGFLSILLAIATALLGMICGNYLMRIQITPSRKAFTLFLFGVALLVLSVVTEIIIPYNKALWSSSFVLLTGGISILLLSLFYWVIDVLHFTRWSFFFRVIGLNSIAIYIAQRIVDFYGIDSFFLSGVATRILPGIQSLLLSAGYVAVCWLFLWFLYKKNIFIKV comes from the coding sequence ATGGAACAAAAAACAAATAGACTTCAATCCATTGATGCTTTACGCGGATTCGATATGTGCTGGATCATGGGAGTGCCAGGCATTATTTATGCACTTTCAGGTATTTTTGGTAGCACCACTTTAGCTTGGTGCTCAGAGCAGATGGAACATGTGCCATGGGACGGATTTCACTTGATGGATTTGGTATTTCCGCTTTTCTTATTTATAGCAGGCGTCTCTTTTCCCTTTTCTCTATCTAAGAGAAGAGAGCGGAACACGCCCTACTCCGCTCTTTATCTCCACATAGTGAAAAGAACCGCCATACTCATTTTACTTGGATTTATATACAATGGATGGCTTGCACTTGATGTTGCTTCCTTTCGTTTTGCCAGTGTGTTGGCTCATATCGGTTTAGCCTGGTGCTTCGGTGCATTGTTGTATATGCATATAAGGAAAGAGGTTGTAATTTGGGCCTGTGTCCTTTCTATACTTATTGGTTATGCTTTGCTGAATCTTTGTGTGTTGGCTCCTGATGCTATAGGTACCAATCCTTTTGTGCCCGAAAATAATATCGTTGCTTGGTTCGATCGAAGTTTCTTACCGGGTGTTCTTTATAATGGTAATTATGACCCCGAAGGATTCTTAAGCATTCTTCTCGCTATCGCTACCGCTTTGTTGGGTATGATTTGCGGCAATTACCTCATGCGTATCCAGATAACTCCTTCACGCAAGGCATTTACGCTATTCCTTTTCGGTGTGGCTTTGCTTGTTCTCTCTGTGGTTACAGAAATTATTATACCATATAATAAAGCGTTATGGTCCAGCTCATTTGTGCTTCTTACGGGAGGAATTAGTATTTTGCTTCTTTCCCTTTTCTATTGGGTAATTGATGTTCTTCACTTTACTCGTTGGTCTTTCTTTTTCAGAGTGATAGGGTTAAATTCCATCGCTATCTACATAGCTCAGCGAATAGTCGACTTCTACGGCATTGACTCTTTCTTTCTCTCGGGGGTGGCTACCCGAATATTACCGGGCATTCAGTCTTTGCTGCTCAGTGCAGGCTATGTAGCTGTTTGCTGGCTGTTTTTATGGTTTCTATATAAGAAAAATATATTTATTAAGGTGTGA
- a CDS encoding beta-galactosidase — translation MKLVMTKHVVSALLIGSLSLLPGVAAAQQKQVFDVSNVYEKPLSGHFKMGNPGSEESRITINSRYLMLGEKPFLPVMGEFHFSRVKRDHWLDVILKMKACGIRIISTYFFWNRHEEVEGQFDWEGEKDVRAFVELCKEQGLFVFLRVGPWAHGEARNGGTPDWILRKKFIKDRSDDEVYQNYVKRYFAQIAAQVRGLYYKDGGNIIGIQLENEYWYAKAGEAYIQWLKDTVMKLGMDVPIYTVTGWSNGSVPPYQVIPLWGAYPDAPWSQHVQKEYQPGNFKFDSFRDNKKIGNDQIKSKDVYMTYEDYPFFTCEMGVGIQNTYHRRLVIDPIDGLGLITAKLGSGSNLLGYYVFSGGTQFRGLLHPTNEDQDETGYWTRVPAKSYDFQAAIKESGEISEAYKQLKKLHYFVDDFGSLLAPMATMIGTARDGELQTAVRSDNHSGFLFGIHYARYQSRQVSRNNRFSIRFQNEKIEFPRKGVDISDSTIFIWPLNLRIGNARMKYATAQLIDTVGHNYLFFQNKNIPVEMAFDAAEIADISVPDQPGAIVRKEGTRLFVAGLQSGKNCLVTLRMKNGTIANIVVLTQQEADNCWLFTTRGQKKCFISSAGMYADKDSIYVYSQQNRMEFSSLKADGRFIGSVVSTPERKPQITLTSHPLFKGVQWLETGNLKEISANEQLNHRFFFKEFSLDNPSAFRKVTLYLYPETEVRINLNNQWVSQSVTPGKLNAIDLKGYAAKGENTLFLAFPYTVGEHKFAARMVVEYMNYDRVEMSTDSSWLATDMYSFPSSLKAFKRPLPPKVVVAPAFAASLFANEFREWNVQVPVCLYQGGNEVYLHLNYTGDRAELYNGYTLSADDFNANVPWSIGLQRQERSVEGSTLRLIVYPLSKDEKIFFDIPPVSKDYGQCRIDKFEANPEYKIRITQ, via the coding sequence ATGAAATTAGTAATGACAAAACACGTTGTGTCGGCTCTGCTTATCGGATCGCTCTCTTTACTTCCCGGAGTGGCTGCTGCGCAACAAAAACAGGTATTTGACGTCTCAAATGTGTACGAGAAACCACTTAGCGGACATTTCAAGATGGGTAATCCTGGTTCGGAAGAGAGCCGGATAACCATCAATAGTCGTTATCTCATGCTGGGAGAGAAACCTTTTCTGCCTGTGATGGGTGAGTTTCATTTCTCTCGTGTGAAGCGTGATCATTGGTTGGATGTGATTCTAAAGATGAAGGCGTGTGGTATTCGTATCATCTCTACTTATTTTTTCTGGAATCGCCACGAGGAAGTGGAAGGACAGTTTGATTGGGAAGGAGAGAAGGATGTACGTGCATTTGTGGAACTTTGCAAAGAACAGGGCCTGTTTGTCTTTCTTCGTGTAGGTCCTTGGGCGCATGGAGAGGCACGCAATGGCGGCACACCCGACTGGATTCTACGGAAGAAGTTTATCAAAGACCGTTCCGATGATGAGGTCTATCAAAACTATGTGAAGCGTTATTTTGCTCAAATTGCTGCTCAGGTCAGAGGCTTGTATTACAAAGACGGAGGTAATATAATAGGCATTCAACTGGAAAATGAATATTGGTATGCCAAAGCCGGAGAAGCATATATTCAATGGCTTAAAGATACGGTGATGAAGCTGGGCATGGATGTTCCCATCTATACGGTTACCGGATGGAGCAACGGCTCAGTGCCTCCTTATCAAGTCATCCCGTTATGGGGTGCTTATCCAGATGCTCCCTGGTCGCAGCATGTTCAAAAAGAGTATCAGCCTGGTAATTTCAAATTTGATTCTTTCCGTGATAACAAAAAGATAGGCAATGATCAGATAAAGTCTAAAGATGTCTATATGACTTATGAGGATTATCCTTTCTTTACCTGTGAGATGGGAGTAGGCATACAGAATACCTATCATCGTCGCTTGGTGATAGATCCGATAGATGGTTTGGGGCTGATTACCGCTAAACTTGGTTCGGGTAGTAACCTGCTGGGCTACTATGTCTTTAGCGGAGGCACGCAGTTTCGTGGGTTGCTTCATCCCACGAACGAAGATCAGGACGAAACGGGTTACTGGACGCGTGTTCCAGCTAAGTCGTATGATTTTCAGGCGGCTATCAAAGAGTCAGGCGAGATTTCGGAAGCATATAAACAACTAAAGAAACTGCACTATTTTGTAGATGATTTTGGAAGCTTGCTTGCTCCTATGGCAACGATGATCGGCACAGCTCGTGACGGTGAATTGCAAACAGCAGTCCGGTCGGACAATCATTCCGGATTTCTTTTTGGTATTCATTATGCCCGTTACCAATCTCGACAGGTAAGCAGAAATAATCGTTTTTCCATCCGTTTTCAGAATGAAAAGATAGAGTTTCCGCGCAAAGGAGTAGATATTTCGGACAGCACTATTTTTATCTGGCCGCTCAATCTTCGGATAGGCAATGCTCGAATGAAATATGCTACGGCACAGCTTATTGATACGGTGGGGCATAACTACCTGTTTTTTCAGAACAAGAACATTCCTGTAGAGATGGCTTTTGATGCGGCGGAAATAGCGGATATCAGCGTTCCGGATCAGCCCGGGGCTATTGTTCGCAAAGAAGGGACACGTCTCTTTGTTGCCGGACTTCAGTCAGGTAAGAATTGCCTTGTTACTCTTCGGATGAAGAACGGCACAATAGCAAATATCGTTGTACTTACCCAGCAAGAGGCGGATAACTGCTGGCTCTTCACTACTCGTGGACAGAAAAAATGCTTTATAAGTTCTGCAGGTATGTATGCGGATAAAGACAGCATCTATGTTTACTCCCAACAAAACCGTATGGAGTTCAGCTCGCTGAAAGCCGACGGTCGCTTTATCGGCTCAGTGGTAAGTACTCCCGAGCGTAAACCTCAGATAACACTCACTTCCCATCCGCTGTTTAAAGGTGTTCAATGGCTCGAGACAGGCAATTTAAAAGAGATCTCTGCCAACGAGCAGCTCAATCATCGTTTCTTCTTCAAAGAGTTCAGTCTTGATAACCCTTCGGCATTCAGAAAGGTAACCCTGTATCTCTATCCCGAGACAGAGGTACGCATCAATTTGAATAACCAGTGGGTATCTCAGTCTGTTACTCCCGGCAAGCTCAATGCGATTGATCTGAAAGGCTATGCCGCCAAAGGAGAGAATACCCTCTTTCTGGCTTTTCCTTATACCGTAGGAGAACATAAATTTGCTGCCCGCATGGTGGTCGAATACATGAATTATGATCGTGTGGAAATGTCCACCGATTCCTCCTGGTTAGCAACGGATATGTATTCGTTTCCCTCTTCGTTGAAAGCTTTTAAGCGTCCGCTGCCTCCCAAAGTCGTAGTTGCTCCTGCTTTCGCCGCCAGCCTCTTTGCCAATGAATTCAGGGAATGGAATGTTCAGGTGCCTGTCTGTCTTTATCAGGGGGGCAATGAAGTATATCTGCACCTCAATTACACGGGAGACAGAGCCGAACTGTACAACGGTTATACCCTGTCTGCCGATGACTTTAATGCCAATGTACCTTGGAGCATCGGCTTGCAAAGACAAGAACGCAGTGTAGAGGGTAGCACGTTGAGGCTCATTGTCTACCCGTTGAGCAAGGACGAAAAGATATTCTTTGATATACCTCCTGTGTCGAAAGACTACGGTCAGTGTAGGATAGATAAGTTTGAAGCAAATCCCGAATATAAAATAAGAATAACGCAATAA
- a CDS encoding glycoside hydrolase family 43 protein, which yields MKRKNKLLLCWLLVFAVYLLGSCVNKSEKKPNEIISGEVWRDINGNFINAHGGGILYHEGRYYWYGEFKGDSTYRLERVKSWECWRADAQGVSCYSSTDLLHWRYEGIVLASLPNDSLSDLHPSQIIERPKVLYNDKTRKFVLWMHIDSPDYEKAVAGVAVADSPTGPFVYLGSFKPNGLDSRDQTLFKDTDGKAYHICSTDWNKSLMVSLLTDDYTKPSGVYKRILIRQKREAPAVFKRKGKYYLLSSGCTGWDPNRASYAVADSMLGTWSVQGDPCTGTDADKTFYGQSTFVLQIEGKDEYIAMFDRWNKTDLIHSSYIWLPIEFTDHNMVIPWKERWSLDLKNIK from the coding sequence ATGAAAAGAAAAAATAAATTGCTTCTTTGCTGGCTGTTGGTCTTTGCGGTTTATCTGTTGGGCTCTTGCGTGAATAAGTCAGAAAAAAAACCGAATGAAATTATTTCCGGAGAGGTTTGGCGTGATATTAATGGTAACTTTATTAATGCACACGGAGGAGGCATTCTATATCATGAAGGGCGTTACTATTGGTATGGGGAGTTCAAGGGTGATTCCACTTATCGATTGGAGAGGGTAAAGTCGTGGGAGTGTTGGCGGGCGGATGCTCAGGGAGTATCGTGTTATTCGTCGACCGACTTGCTTCATTGGAGGTACGAGGGCATTGTGTTGGCTTCCCTTCCGAATGATTCATTGTCGGACTTGCACCCGTCGCAGATCATTGAACGTCCTAAAGTTCTCTATAATGACAAAACACGGAAGTTTGTTCTCTGGATGCACATAGACAGTCCAGATTATGAAAAGGCTGTTGCCGGAGTGGCTGTTGCCGATTCGCCTACGGGACCGTTTGTCTACCTGGGTTCCTTTAAACCTAATGGTTTGGATAGTCGTGACCAGACGCTGTTTAAGGATACAGATGGCAAGGCCTATCACATCTGTTCCACGGATTGGAATAAGAGTTTGATGGTTAGTTTGCTTACGGATGATTACACGAAACCGTCAGGTGTTTATAAACGAATCCTTATTCGGCAAAAACGAGAAGCCCCCGCTGTCTTCAAGCGAAAGGGGAAATATTACCTTCTTTCTTCAGGCTGCACCGGTTGGGATCCGAACAGGGCTTCGTATGCCGTTGCCGATTCCATGTTGGGCACATGGAGTGTGCAGGGAGATCCGTGTACAGGCACAGATGCTGATAAGACCTTTTACGGGCAGAGTACTTTTGTCTTGCAAATAGAGGGAAAAGATGAGTATATCGCCATGTTTGATCGTTGGAATAAAACAGATCTTATTCATTCTTCGTATATTTGGCTACCTATAGAATTTACTGACCACAACATGGTGATTCCGTGGAAAGAAAGATGGTCGTTAGATTTGAAAAATATTAAATAA
- a CDS encoding glycoside hydrolase family 2 TIM barrel-domain containing protein, whose product MRNKKLLWAALVIIFSLSGCKVKKEVPEEKRGMDSGWYFRLDEAEDTIGSLAGASTWKRVDLPHDWSIESLVNQSEGITCGPFTRHSVGGKSTGNTAGGVGWYARTFTIPAGEKNKLHALYFEGAYMETKVWVNGKEVGYHPNGYTSFFCDIPAQCLLPDKVNVLVVRVANLGRNSRWYSGSGIYRHVWMVTTDKLHLKDWSNVIVTTALTADSAHLKLSSTLYNKYDTLQQATLAVRILSPQGRQVVAVDRDFTLHSGEEREVSFPLTVAHPQLWSTDTPVMYKAILSVLNSEGEMVCRNEIPFGIRSLDFSASKGMLLNGQPIKLKGGCIHHDNGFLGAAAIDRAEVRKVELLKANGYNAVRCAHNPPSEAFLTACDTLGLLVIDEAFDQWRKPKNPNDYHRFFDKCAGRDISSMVRRDRNHPSVIMWSIGNEIQERSDSSGVDIARYLKSVVLSYDTTRPVTAAVNDYWDNPGLSWKTDSEKAFSTLDICGYNYMWREYENDHRKFPQRIMFGSESTAGEAAVNWDLVEKHPFIIGDFVWTALDYLGEAGIAHALSLKSEEVNPQFLEWPWFNAWCGDIDLCGDKKPQSYYRDVVWRRTPVAICVHTPVKEGLKEKVSYWGWVDEYPSWSWNGYENQAMKVNVYSRACLVRLYLNGKLLGEQPVGTVNKYTASFNVRYQSGKLKAVNVVNGKETDAIVLRTSGKPYALKLTADRTSLAASPNDLSYVHIAVTDKEGNIIADSNAKVLLSVSGEGTIAGSGNASPTDMESFRSLTPRVYKGKALVILRPKGGASGEIVLTVASPGLQQATFRITVNKSL is encoded by the coding sequence ATGAGAAATAAAAAACTCTTATGGGCCGCTCTGGTAATTATTTTTTCTCTTTCAGGATGTAAAGTGAAAAAGGAAGTTCCGGAAGAAAAGAGGGGCATGGATAGTGGGTGGTATTTTCGCTTGGATGAGGCAGAGGATACCATTGGCTCTCTTGCTGGTGCTTCAACATGGAAGAGGGTGGATTTGCCGCACGACTGGAGTATCGAATCGCTTGTCAATCAATCGGAGGGTATTACATGTGGACCGTTTACCCGCCACAGCGTGGGAGGTAAATCTACCGGCAATACCGCAGGAGGGGTAGGATGGTATGCCCGTACTTTCACGATTCCTGCGGGTGAGAAGAATAAATTGCATGCTCTCTATTTTGAAGGGGCATATATGGAGACAAAGGTATGGGTCAATGGAAAGGAGGTGGGTTATCATCCTAATGGATATACTTCTTTCTTTTGCGATATACCTGCGCAGTGTTTGTTACCGGATAAGGTGAATGTACTGGTCGTTCGTGTCGCTAATCTTGGCAGAAACAGTCGTTGGTATTCGGGCTCGGGCATTTACAGACATGTATGGATGGTCACCACCGACAAGCTTCATCTAAAGGATTGGAGCAATGTTATTGTGACCACTGCTCTTACGGCAGACTCCGCTCATTTGAAACTTTCATCGACCTTATATAATAAATATGATACGCTTCAACAGGCTACTTTGGCCGTTCGTATTCTTTCTCCGCAGGGAAGGCAGGTCGTTGCAGTGGATCGTGATTTCACTCTTCATTCCGGAGAGGAGCGGGAGGTGTCTTTTCCGCTTACTGTTGCCCATCCTCAACTTTGGTCAACGGATACTCCTGTGATGTACAAAGCCATACTCTCTGTGCTCAACAGTGAGGGAGAGATGGTCTGCCGGAATGAGATTCCTTTTGGCATCCGCTCGCTTGATTTTAGTGCTTCCAAGGGAATGTTGCTCAATGGACAACCTATTAAGTTGAAAGGTGGTTGCATCCACCATGATAACGGTTTCTTGGGTGCGGCTGCCATAGACCGGGCGGAGGTACGGAAGGTTGAATTACTGAAAGCCAATGGCTACAATGCAGTGAGATGCGCACACAATCCCCCAAGTGAAGCATTTCTTACTGCTTGCGATACGCTGGGATTGTTGGTTATTGATGAGGCTTTCGATCAGTGGAGAAAGCCAAAGAATCCGAATGATTATCATCGCTTCTTTGATAAATGTGCGGGCCGGGATATTTCTTCTATGGTGCGGCGTGACAGGAATCATCCTTCGGTGATAATGTGGAGTATCGGCAATGAAATTCAGGAGCGTTCCGATTCTTCAGGAGTTGATATTGCCCGTTACCTGAAGAGTGTGGTTCTTAGCTATGATACAACCCGACCTGTGACGGCGGCGGTGAATGATTATTGGGATAATCCCGGCCTGTCGTGGAAAACGGATTCTGAAAAGGCTTTTTCTACATTGGATATTTGCGGATACAATTACATGTGGCGTGAGTATGAAAATGATCATCGGAAGTTTCCGCAGCGCATTATGTTTGGTAGTGAATCTACCGCTGGAGAAGCGGCTGTCAATTGGGATTTGGTAGAGAAGCACCCGTTTATTATAGGTGATTTTGTGTGGACTGCTCTTGATTATCTGGGTGAAGCGGGTATTGCTCATGCACTCAGTCTAAAGAGTGAAGAGGTAAATCCCCAGTTTCTTGAATGGCCTTGGTTCAATGCTTGGTGCGGAGATATTGATTTGTGTGGTGACAAGAAACCTCAGTCATATTATCGGGATGTGGTCTGGCGCAGGACTCCTGTGGCTATTTGTGTGCATACTCCGGTTAAAGAGGGGCTTAAGGAGAAAGTTAGTTACTGGGGTTGGGTGGACGAATATCCTTCATGGAGCTGGAATGGTTATGAGAATCAGGCGATGAAGGTCAATGTTTATAGTCGTGCCTGTTTGGTACGGCTCTATCTGAACGGTAAGTTACTGGGAGAGCAACCGGTGGGCACGGTGAATAAATACACTGCTTCATTCAATGTAAGGTACCAATCGGGAAAACTGAAGGCTGTTAATGTTGTGAACGGAAAGGAAACGGATGCTATTGTGCTCAGAACTTCCGGTAAACCGTATGCTTTAAAGTTGACTGCCGACCGCACTTCACTGGCTGCTTCACCCAATGATTTGTCTTATGTTCATATCGCTGTGACGGATAAAGAAGGAAATATCATTGCCGATAGCAATGCGAAGGTATTGCTTAGCGTAAGTGGAGAGGGGACGATTGCTGGTTCGGGAAATGCTTCTCCTACGGATATGGAGAGTTTCCGTTCACTGACTCCCCGGGTTTATAAAGGGAAAGCTTTGGTGATACTACGTCCCAAAGGTGGTGCTTCGGGTGAGATAGTTTTGACTGTTGCTTCTCCCGGGTTGCAGCAGGCCACGTTTCGAATCACCGTGAACAAATCGCTTTGA
- a CDS encoding RagB/SusD family nutrient uptake outer membrane protein, which translates to MKQLYSTIALLLVFIFSSCSDYLDTVPGDQYDDNAVWSNSSLVESFVYKIYLGIPYPYQWYMSASLVDEAVPIQNDGVTTRVLTSTMTPDDQGAFVSNWATCMENWWWKSVYTNIRACNLFFSKIDNVEFTDAAKKQQLIGEVHFLRGYFYYLLMAQYGGVPLVNKVINIGDDYNIPRNTFEETVNFIVDDLDAAVSDDKLTEQTDKTRATVGAAYALKSRVLLYAASDLYHSNASWANGYAHPELIGYVNGDREALYKAAKAAAEKVMTLGYDLYKGSSNPSVNFQQLFLQMSSPEQIFITQYDKQNFPYYATDWVAWVCGTPSYGGFALNQVTANLADAFENADGTSFNFQMQKANPYADRDPRFYATILYNGASWYTNSWGAVSPATIDITSTDNNNGNTTGYYIRKFISPSENDYYYGSRQPEPYIQIRYAEVLLNYAEACLGLGDEPSARSAMNKIRERAGMPDVPETETGAALLARYRNERRVELAWEGDRFFDVRRWMIASEAYVPARGVKLEGGSYKEFDFEERAWNNSHYLIPISRTEIQKNTALIQNPIYQ; encoded by the coding sequence ATGAAACAATTATATTCAACTATAGCACTACTCCTGGTCTTTATCTTTTCTTCGTGTAGTGATTATCTTGACACGGTTCCGGGAGATCAGTATGATGATAATGCCGTGTGGTCTAATTCAAGCTTGGTAGAGAGCTTTGTTTATAAGATATATTTGGGCATTCCATATCCGTATCAATGGTACATGAGCGCATCGCTGGTTGATGAAGCTGTGCCTATTCAGAATGATGGAGTAACGACAAGGGTTCTTACCAGTACCATGACACCCGATGATCAGGGAGCGTTTGTAAGCAATTGGGCTACGTGTATGGAAAATTGGTGGTGGAAATCAGTTTATACCAATATCAGGGCATGCAATCTTTTCTTCTCCAAGATAGATAATGTGGAGTTTACTGATGCTGCAAAGAAGCAGCAACTTATCGGTGAGGTGCACTTTCTGAGGGGCTATTTCTATTATTTGTTGATGGCCCAATACGGAGGGGTTCCGTTGGTAAATAAGGTTATCAATATTGGTGATGATTATAATATTCCGAGAAATACGTTTGAAGAGACGGTGAATTTTATTGTGGATGATCTGGATGCGGCTGTGTCTGATGACAAGCTTACGGAGCAGACAGATAAGACACGGGCAACCGTGGGGGCTGCTTATGCGCTCAAATCGAGGGTGTTGCTCTATGCTGCGAGTGATCTTTATCATTCTAATGCCTCATGGGCCAATGGATATGCACATCCCGAACTTATTGGTTATGTCAACGGTGATAGGGAAGCGCTTTACAAAGCTGCTAAAGCAGCAGCCGAAAAGGTGATGACTTTGGGATATGATCTTTATAAGGGCAGCAGTAATCCGTCTGTCAATTTCCAGCAATTGTTCTTGCAGATGAGTTCGCCGGAACAGATTTTTATTACTCAGTATGATAAGCAGAATTTCCCGTATTATGCTACCGATTGGGTGGCATGGGTATGCGGCACTCCTTCTTATGGGGGCTTTGCCCTCAATCAGGTAACTGCTAATCTGGCTGATGCTTTTGAAAATGCCGATGGAACAAGTTTTAATTTTCAGATGCAGAAAGCTAATCCGTATGCAGATAGAGATCCCCGCTTTTATGCTACGATACTTTATAACGGAGCTTCCTGGTACACTAATTCTTGGGGTGCCGTGTCTCCTGCTACGATTGATATTACGAGTACGGATAATAATAATGGCAACACTACGGGATACTACATTCGTAAGTTTATCTCTCCTTCGGAAAATGACTATTATTATGGTTCCAGACAACCTGAACCGTATATTCAGATTCGTTATGCGGAAGTGTTGCTCAATTATGCGGAGGCTTGTCTGGGATTGGGTGATGAACCTTCTGCCCGTTCGGCTATGAACAAGATACGTGAGAGGGCCGGCATGCCGGATGTTCCTGAGACTGAAACGGGTGCGGCGCTTTTGGCCCGCTACCGCAACGAGCGCCGGGTGGAGCTGGCGTGGGAAGGAGATCGTTTCTTTGATGTACGCAGATGGATGATTGCTTCCGAAGCTTATGTCCCCGCCAGAGGAGTGAAGCTTGAAGGTGGCAGCTATAAAGAATTTGACTTTGAAGAAAGAGCATGGAACAATAGTCATTATCTGATTCCTATTTCTCGTACAGAGATTCAGAAGAATACGGCTCTTATTCAGAATCCTATTTACCAATAG